In the Caballeronia sp. NK8 genome, GTGAAGGCGAACGGTGGCACGGTCAGCTTCGACCCGAACATCCGCAAGGAGATGCTGCGCATTCCGGAAATGCGTGAGGCGCTCGACTTCATTCTCGACTACACCGATGTGTTCCTGCCGAGCGGGCACGAAGTGATGTTGCTCGCGAGCGCGAACACCGAAAAGGCAGCGATCGATGAATTGCTGGGCAGAGGAGTGCGCGAGGTCGTGGTGAAACGCGGCAAGGACGGATGCAGCTTCTATGATGGAAAAGACGAGCGGCATGTCCAAGCCTTGCCGGTGACTGAAGTCGACCCGACGGGCGCCGGAGACTGCTTCGGCGGGACTTACATCGCCTGTCGCGCACAAGGATTGGGTGTCGGGCGGGCGCTGGAATATGCCGGCGCTGCAGGTGCGCGCGCTGTCACGTATCGCGGTCCGATGGAAGGAACTGCAACGCTCGCGGAACTGGATGCGTTCATCAAGGAGAGATCCGAGGTGAGCCATGACTGAAATCGTCACACGGCTCACAGCCGACGCACGATTTGGGTCGCGACTGAAGGGAATCTACTCGGTCTGCTCGGCACACCCATGGGTGATCGAAGCAAGCATGAGGCAGGCGCTCGATGATGGCACGCCATTGCTGCTCGAATCCACCTCGAACCAGGTGGATCAGTATGGCGGTTACACCGGCATGCGGCCCGCGGACTTCGTGCGGTTCGTTCACAAAATCGCCGATAGAGTGGGTTTCCGTCGAGAAACCCTGCTTCTCGGCGGCGACCATCTCGGCCCGAACGCCTGGCGAAATCTTCCAGCCGATGAAGCGATGGAACGCGCTGAAGCACTGATCGAAGCCTACGCCGCGGCAGGATTCAAAAAGATTCACCTCGACACGAGCATGAGCTGCGCCGATGACCCGTCGCGTCTTTCCGACGAAGTGGTCGCCGGGCGTGCGGCCCGATTGTGCGCGGCCGCGGAGCAAGCAGCCGAACGCGCAGGGCTGCGCGAACGCCCGGTCTACATAGTCGGTACGGAAGTCCCCGTGCCCGGCGGGGCATCGGAAGCGCTTGCTGCGGTCGAGGTGACGAACCCGCGCGCGGCGCTCGATACCGTCGCGGTGCATCGTGCGGCATGGCAGGCCCGTGGGCTGGACGCGGCGTGGGAGCGCGTCGTCGGTCTCGTGGTCCAGCCGGGTGTGGAGTTCGATCACACGAAGGTGGTGGACTATGACGCGTCATCCGCCGGCGAGCTGTCGCATATCCTCGATGACTTGCCCGGCATGGTCTTCGAAGCGCATTCCACGGACTATCAGAAGCCTGAGGCTCTGTCGGCGCTGGTGCGTGACGGCTTCGCCATTCTGAAAGTCGGGCCAGGCGCGACGTTCGCATTGCGAGAAGCGCTTTACGCTCTTGCGGACATCGAAGACGAACTGGTCGCAGCGGATGCACGCTCCAATCTGAGAGCAGTGGTCGAGCGCGTGATGCAGGAGAAACCCAGAAATTGGGAGAAGTACTATCACGGCAGCGAACAGGAAAAGCGGCTCTTGCGCACTTTCAGCTACAGCGACCGAATTCGCTACTACTGGACCGATGCGGAAGTTGCGGACGCAACGCAAAAGCTGGTGTTCAATCTTGAACACGTCGACATACGCGAAAACCTCATCAGTCGATATCTTCCGAACCAGTACTGGCAACTCCGCTGCGGATTGATCGATGGTTCGCCGATGAGCCTGATCTTCAGCAAGGTGCGGGAGGTCATCGGCATGTATGCGGTCGCTTGTAGAACGTAAGCATCGCATTCGATGAACGGCGTCATGGTAATCCCACTTTTTGGCGTCCTTCATACCTGTGCAGGGAAAACCCGCTTTGTTGGGCTTTCGACTCGTCACTAGAATTTTTCACGGTAAAAGAGGCTTGCCCTCCCCATGGCGAGCTCAGAGGCTTACTTGGAGGCGACATGAGCAAAGTGACCGTGGACAAAAGTGAGCAGCCGAGGCCCCGCAAGGGTTTCGCGACTCAGCTCATGCACTCGCGTGAGACCGGCATCGTTGGCGCGCTGGTCATCATGGTGGTGCTGCTATCGATTTTCGCGCCGGACTTCGCCAGTAAAGGCAACCTGCTCAATGACGCGCGCAATCTGTCATTCATCGGCATCGTCGTGCTGGGTCAGGCTGCGGTAATGATTACTGGCGGGATCGACCTTTCGGTCGGCAGCGTGTGGGGGCTTGCGGCGGTGGCGTCCGCCGCGATGATGCAAGCGGGCATGGGTGTGGTTCCGGCGTGCGCGCTCACGCTGCTCATTTGCGCCGCCGTTGGCTTCTTCAACGGCTTCTGCGTGACCAAGCTGCGCATGCTGCCGTTCGTTCCGACGCTCGCCACCATGAGCATCGCACGTGCGCTCGCGCTCATCATCACGCGCGGCAAGGCAATCGACGGCTTCCGCCCCGACGGTGACGCGTTCTTCGCACTCGGCGGCGGCGACTTCCTCGACTTGCCGGTTCCCTTCATCATCTTCGTGGTGCTGGCGATCATCGCGGCGATCGTGCTCAAGAGAACGGTCTACGGCCGCCAGCTCTATGCGGTCGGCGGTAACGAACGCGCCGCGATGCTCACCGGCCTGAACGTGGACCGGCTGAAGATGAGCGTCTACATCATGTCCTCTGTCCTCGCGGGTGTCGCGGGCATCATCGAAGTGAGCTACCTGTCGTCCGCGATTTCCAATCAGGGGCTGGGTAAAGAGCTGAGTGTCATTGCGGCGGCGGTGATCGGCGGCACGGCCCTGTCCGGCGGCGAAGGCACCGTGATCGGCGTGTTCGTCGGCACGGTGATTCTCGAAGTGCTGCGCAATGGTCTCGTCTTGCTGGGAACGGACGCTTATTGGCAAGGGGTGTTCGTCGGTTCTGTCATCGTGCTTGCCGTCTTTATCGATCAACTCAGAAAAGGCGTCTGGCGACGTCGATGAGCGCTGTAGCCATAACAATCCTTGGAGAAGACCATGACACGCACCATGATCAGTGCAGTAGCCGCCGCCGTCCTGTTCGGGCTCGGCATCACGCAAGCGCACGCAGCCGACAAGAAGGTTTTCGCCGTCGTGCCGAAGGCGCTCGGCGTCGCTTTCTACGCCGACGCGGAGAAAGGCTGCAAGGAGGAGGCCGCGAAACTCGGCGCGGAGTGCCTGTTCACGGGCCCGGCGCAACTCGATGACGCCGAGCAAGGTCGGATCGTAAGAGACCTGATTACCAAGAAGGTCGCGGGTATCGCGATTGCGCCGAATAACGCCGACTCCATCAGTAACGTCATTAGTGCTGCCGTGGCGAAGAACATCCCGATCGTCACATTCGATTCCGATGCGCCGAAGTCCAAGCGGGCCGCGTTCATCGGCACGAACAACGAGGCGGGCGGAGTGGCCGCCGGCGAAGCATTCGCGAAGGCGCTTCCGAAGGGCGGCACCTACGCGATCCTGACCGGTGGCCTGTCCGCCGCGAATCTGAATGAGCGCATCAAGGGCTTCAAGTCCAAGCTCGACGGCAACTTCAAGGAGGTTTCGGGTTCGCCCTTCGCATGCAACGACGACTCCAGCACGGCGGTGCAGTTGATTCAGGACATTCTCGCGAAGAACCCCAAGCTCGACGGTATCTTCTTCGCAGGCGGCTGGCCGATGTTCGCGCCTGAGGCCTACATTCGCGCCGTCAAGAACAAGGCAGCCGATATCAAGGCGGGCAAGTTCGTGATCGTCTCGTTCGACACGTTGCCGTCGCAGGTCAAGCTGCTCAAGGAGGGTTACGCGACCACGCTGATCGGCCAGCGACCGCTCGCGATGGGCATCGAGTCGGTGAAACAGCTCGATGAACTTTCCAAGGGCGGAAAGATTCCGCCGGTCACGGATACCGGTGTCGATATCGTGAATTCGTCCAACGTGGACAAGTTCGTCGGCGGCAAGTAATCCGTCCGTGCGGGACCGGGATGTTCCCGGTCCCATGCTTTCCTTGCGAAGAGTGCCGCCATGACCGTTCTATTGAGCGTTGAGCAGATCACCAAGACCTATCCGGGTGTCAAGGCGCTGCAAGAGGTCTCCTTCAGCGTCGAGGCAGGGACCGTGCACGCCATCATGGGCGAGAACGGAGCCGGAAAGTCGACGTTGATGCAGGTCATCGCCGGGGCGCATTCGCCGACTTCGGGCCGGCTCATCTTCGACGGACAGGAAGTCGAGTTCACCAATACGCGCGACGCAGCGAAGAAGGGTATTTCGATCGTCTTCCAGGAGCTGATGCTGGCTTCGAACATGACCATCGCCGAGAACATATTCCTCGGCACCGAGCCGCGCATGGCCCGCGTGCTGGTCGACCGCGGCACGTTGCTGGACAAGGCGCGGGCTGCCATGAAGCGGCTGGGCATCTCGCTCGACCCCGATACGCGTCTGGGCGATCTGACCATCGCACAGCAACAGCTCATCGAAATCTGCAAGGCGCTGATTCATGAGCCGCGCCTGCTCATTCTGGACGAGCCGACATCGAGCCTGTCCGAAGCCGACTCTCTGACGCTCTTCAAGGTGGTTCACGAGTTGCGGGACCGCGGCGTGACCATTCTGTACATCTCGCACCGGATGCGTGAGGTGTTCGACAACTGTGACGCCGTAACCGTCCTGCGGGACGGCAAGCACGTGCGAACCGCGCGGCTTGCCGATACGTCGCCGGATGAAGTGGTCCGCCTCATGGTTGGCCGTGACCTCGCGGAGGTGAAGCGCGTACGGCCAGAGCACGCCGGCAAGCCTGTCGTGCTATCGGTGCAAGGTCTCGGCGATGACCATCGCTATCGCGACGTCTCGTTCTCGCTTCGCCAGGGCGAAATCGTCGGGCTCGCGGGTCTGATCGGAGCG is a window encoding:
- a CDS encoding sugar kinase, producing the protein MAKTEAKPDHRPGCILTMGEILVEILATEIGQSFRQAGTLIGPFASGAPAIFIDQVAKCGSPCAIIGCVGDDDFGALNVERLREDGVDVSGISVIKAATTGSAFVTYRKDGDRDFIYNITNSASGHLSVSEIREHLLKDCRHFHVMGSSLFSFRIIEAMKSVIETVKANGGTVSFDPNIRKEMLRIPEMREALDFILDYTDVFLPSGHEVMLLASANTEKAAIDELLGRGVREVVVKRGKDGCSFYDGKDERHVQALPVTEVDPTGAGDCFGGTYIACRAQGLGVGRALEYAGAAGARAVTYRGPMEGTATLAELDAFIKERSEVSHD
- a CDS encoding ABC transporter permease; its protein translation is MSKVTVDKSEQPRPRKGFATQLMHSRETGIVGALVIMVVLLSIFAPDFASKGNLLNDARNLSFIGIVVLGQAAVMITGGIDLSVGSVWGLAAVASAAMMQAGMGVVPACALTLLICAAVGFFNGFCVTKLRMLPFVPTLATMSIARALALIITRGKAIDGFRPDGDAFFALGGGDFLDLPVPFIIFVVLAIIAAIVLKRTVYGRQLYAVGGNERAAMLTGLNVDRLKMSVYIMSSVLAGVAGIIEVSYLSSAISNQGLGKELSVIAAAVIGGTALSGGEGTVIGVFVGTVILEVLRNGLVLLGTDAYWQGVFVGSVIVLAVFIDQLRKGVWRRR
- a CDS encoding sugar ABC transporter ATP-binding protein encodes the protein MTVLLSVEQITKTYPGVKALQEVSFSVEAGTVHAIMGENGAGKSTLMQVIAGAHSPTSGRLIFDGQEVEFTNTRDAAKKGISIVFQELMLASNMTIAENIFLGTEPRMARVLVDRGTLLDKARAAMKRLGISLDPDTRLGDLTIAQQQLIEICKALIHEPRLLILDEPTSSLSEADSLTLFKVVHELRDRGVTILYISHRMREVFDNCDAVTVLRDGKHVRTARLADTSPDEVVRLMVGRDLAEVKRVRPEHAGKPVVLSVQGLGDDHRYRDVSFSLRQGEIVGLAGLIGAGRSEVAMGIFGAPPPKHGTVSVEGKPVKISRPRDAMKLGIALAPEDRKDQGLVLGMSVGSNLSLAALGLGRLSKGPVVRPMQESRLIDTYVGRFKIKTPTVEQLVRLLSGGNQQKVVLAKWLASKPRVLIVDEPTRGVDVTTKAEIYALMRELAHDGLAILVISSDLPEILTISDRILVMRAGQLVGEVGFDEASEERIMSLAALEHADPAHPEVKPTGFVS
- a CDS encoding D-tagatose-bisphosphate aldolase, class II, non-catalytic subunit, encoding MTEIVTRLTADARFGSRLKGIYSVCSAHPWVIEASMRQALDDGTPLLLESTSNQVDQYGGYTGMRPADFVRFVHKIADRVGFRRETLLLGGDHLGPNAWRNLPADEAMERAEALIEAYAAAGFKKIHLDTSMSCADDPSRLSDEVVAGRAARLCAAAEQAAERAGLRERPVYIVGTEVPVPGGASEALAAVEVTNPRAALDTVAVHRAAWQARGLDAAWERVVGLVVQPGVEFDHTKVVDYDASSAGELSHILDDLPGMVFEAHSTDYQKPEALSALVRDGFAILKVGPGATFALREALYALADIEDELVAADARSNLRAVVERVMQEKPRNWEKYYHGSEQEKRLLRTFSYSDRIRYYWTDAEVADATQKLVFNLEHVDIRENLISRYLPNQYWQLRCGLIDGSPMSLIFSKVREVIGMYAVACRT
- a CDS encoding sugar-binding protein; translation: MTRTMISAVAAAVLFGLGITQAHAADKKVFAVVPKALGVAFYADAEKGCKEEAAKLGAECLFTGPAQLDDAEQGRIVRDLITKKVAGIAIAPNNADSISNVISAAVAKNIPIVTFDSDAPKSKRAAFIGTNNEAGGVAAGEAFAKALPKGGTYAILTGGLSAANLNERIKGFKSKLDGNFKEVSGSPFACNDDSSTAVQLIQDILAKNPKLDGIFFAGGWPMFAPEAYIRAVKNKAADIKAGKFVIVSFDTLPSQVKLLKEGYATTLIGQRPLAMGIESVKQLDELSKGGKIPPVTDTGVDIVNSSNVDKFVGGK